The segment TGACTTACAATGAAAGTATAATGCATGAGGGCTCGAGCCCGGGAAAACCGCCATGACGAAACTCGCGTATTTAACGCCAATCGACGGGCCGCCAGTGCCCGCTTACTACCGGCTTCAGGAAGCCCTGCGCAAAAAGATCGAGGAGATGCAGTGGCGTCCGGGCGAGATGATTCCATCCGAGCGGCTGATCGCCCAGGAGTACGGCCTGAGCGTCGGCACGGTGAAAAAGGCCCTGGGCAACCTCGTCTACGAGGGCTACCTGTTCAGGATACAGGGGAAGGGGACCTTCGTGTCGGGGACAACGCTTCGTCGCGGCAGCCTGCGGTATTACCGCATGATGGAATCGTTCGCGGGCGAGGAGGCCGATCTGAGCGTATCGCTTCTCGGAATTTCTCGGATCGACGGGTTCGAGCCGGCGTGTTCGCTCCTCGGCCTTACCGTAAAAAAGCGCCTCTTCGTGTTGCGAAGGCTCTTTCTCTCCGGCGACATCCCTATGGTGTACAGTGTGTCATATATGCCCGAGTCGCTTTTAAAGGGACTGGACGCCTTCCCGGCGGCGCTCTTCGAGAAGGGAACGCTGTACGAGGCGATAGAGAAGCATTACGGACTGCCCTGCATCTACAACCGCGAGCTGCTTGCGGCCGCGCAGGCGACAGGGGATGTCGCGGAAGTATTGAAGCTGGAGCCGAAGGTTCCGCTTATCTCGATAGAAATGATCGCATACACCTACAGGGACATGCCCTATGAGTATCGCCTTAGCTGGTGCGCGACGAACCGGCGGCGCATTTACCGCGAGATAGACTGAAGGGGCATTCCGAATGGGCGCATCGGCGAATACTCCATATCCGGTCATGCACTGCGACGTGCTCGTTATCGGTGGCGGTAGCGCGGGCGCGATGGCGGCCATCCGCGCCAGGGAGCTCGATCCCTCGTGCAAGGTCGTGGTGCTCGAGAAGGGCGACATGAAGTATTCGGGCTGCATCGCCCGGGGAATGGACGCGCTGAACATCGTGGCCGTTCCCGGCGTTTCCACACCCGAGCTCTATGTCGAGGCAAACCGTATGGCCTGCGAAGGCATCATGGACGAACCGCCGAATTACGAGATGGCACGGCGCAGCTGGGACCTCATGAAAAAGCTCGAGGCCTGGGGCGTGTGCTTTCCCGTTGACGACAACGGCGCCTACGAAGTGCTCCAGGTGCATCCGAAGGGGCGCTTCTGTGTGACGATGAAGGAGCCCGAGCTTAAAACGATGCTCGCGGCGCGGGCGAAGACGCTGGGAGTGCGTGTCGTGAACCGCTCGATGGCGGTGGAGTTGATTGTCGAAGATGGACGCGTTACCGGCGCGGTGGCCATGAACGTGCGGACCGGCGAGATATTCGTCGTCTCCGCCGGCGCGGTAATTCTCTGCGCGGGGGGTACGGCGCGTTTCGGGCTTCCGAACAACGGCTACCTTTACGGCGTGTACGATTATCCCGGAAATACCGGGGATGGTTACTGTCTCGCGTACCGCTCGGGCGCGGAGCTCGGCGGTTTCGAATACACACTTATTTATTATATAGTAAAGGACATCAACGCGCCGCTTCTCTACATCACCCTCACCAGGGGCGCGAAGCTCCTGAACGCCTTTGGCTTCGACAAAAGCAGTGAGCACCCATCGATCAAATCGATGCTGGTGGACCACCATCGCGAGGGGAGCGGCCCCATGCGGATCGTCATGAGCCACCTTCCGGAGGAGCGCATCCGCGGCATAGAGGAGATCCTTTTTACGACCGAGCGCCCGGTGCAGGAGCGTTTTTACCGGGGCAGGGGCGTGGATTTCCGCACGGGCGAGATCGAGCTGTGGCCGACCGAATGCTTTCTCTGCGGCGGGCACGGGCTGACGGGCGTTCGGGTGAACGAGCGCGCCGAGACCTCCGTGCCCGGTCTTTACGCCGCGGGCGACACCTCGCTTGTCGCGCGTGGGCATTTAAGCGGCGCCTTCGTCTTCGGGGAGATCGCCGCGGAGAACGCGCTGGAATTCGCCCGAAAGACCGGCAGGGGAACGCCCGATTTCTCCACGGCCGAGAGGGTGAACACGCACCGCGCACGACGCCTCTCGCAGTCCGCGAACAAAATTCCGATCGAGGAATTCGAGTACAAGGTGCGCCGCATCATCAACGATTACATCGTGCCGCCCAAGAACGAATACAAGCTTGACCGGGCCCTCTGGTGGATGGACCGCTTCCGCGCGGAGCTTTCCGACGTCGTACGCGTGAGCACGGTCCACGACCTCTTCAAGTCGTTCGAGATAGAGAACATCATTCAATGCGCCGCCATGAGCGCGCACGCGTCGAAGGCGCGAAAGGAGAGCCGCTGGGGCATGTGGCATTTCCGCACGGATTTTCCCGAGCGAAACGACGATGACTGGATGAAGCACATCGTCCTTTGCATGGGCGATGCCCCCGAGGACGTGAGGGTCGTCGAAAAGAATATAATCCGGATGTGATGACAGGCATGAAACACGGGATGGCCGGTAATCTGCTCGAGGCGCTCAGCGACAACATCGTGGTCGATCGCGACAAATGCATGGGATGCGGCGTATGCGTCGAGCGATGTCCGATGGACAATCTGCGGCTTAAAAGCGCGCCGTGCACGGCGGCCTGTCCGCTCGGTGTGAACGCGCAGGGCTATGTGCGGCTCATCGCGCTCGGCGATGAGGAAGAAGCGTACCGGATATTAAAAGAGACGCTTCCTTTCCCGGGAATTCTGGGCAGGATCTGTTCGAGGCCGTGCGAAATGGCCTGCGCGCATAATGAACATGCAAGCCCCCGGATCGCCATCAGGGCGCTCAAGCGTTACCTTGCCGACCGGTTCGCCGATCACGCCGAACCCGCCACGTTTTCGTCTCCATCCGGTAAGAGCGTGGCGATAATCGGTTCGGGACCGGCGGGACTGATGGCGGCGCACGACCTTCGACTGCACGGTCACGAGGTGGTCGTGCTCGAGGCCGAAAGCGCCCCCGGCGGCATGCTCCGCTGGGCGATCCCCGTGTTCAGACTGCCGCGCGAGGTGCTCGAAAAAGAAATCTCCCGGTTGACTGAAATGGGAGTGCGGTTCGGACTCGGCGAACGGATCGACGCGGAGGGACGCACGCGACTGCTCGATGAATTCGACGCGGTGCTCGTCGCGTCCGGAGGCGGGCCTATTCGCCGTCTCGGGGTCCCCGGGGAGGGCCTCTCCGGCGTCCGCCATGCGCTTTCATTTTTACGTGCGGCTCGTACGGGATCGCTTCCCGGCGTCGGCGAAAGGGCGGTCGTGATCGGGGGCGGGAACGCCGCCCTCGACGCCGCGCAGACGGCGCTGCGCTGTGGTGCGAAGGAGGTCTCGATCGTATGCCTGGAGGCCCGCTGCGAAATGCCGGCGTTTCCGTGGGCGCTCGACGAAGCGCTCTCCGAAGGGGTCCGGCTTGTGGACGCGTGGGGGCCGATACGTTTTATCGGAGAGGAAGGAAAGCTGACCGGCATAGTGCTTCAGCGCTGTACGGGGCTATTCGACGATACCGGCGACTTCTCGCCGCGCATGGATGCCTGCCAGACGATGACCTTCGAGGCGGACACGGTGATAATCGCCGCGGGACAGGAAATGAATGATATGAACATTGGCGGCGGGGTCGATCCGCTGACGCTCCAGGTGAACGGCTCGTCCCTGTTTATAGCGGGAGACGCGGCGACCGGCCCGTCCTCGGTGGTGCATGCTATGGCGTCGGGCCGCCGGGCCGCGGAGTCGATCCATCGCCTGCTTGCCGGGGAACCGCTGGGCCTCGGGCGCACGGTGCCCACGGACGAAGGTGTCGACGCTCCGGTGCGCCCGCCCACCCGGATCGATACCAATGCAAGGCGCCCCCGGATGCGTTCGTTTAAGGGGAAGGGTGATTGCGGTGAGGTCGAATCGGCTTTCGACGCGGACATGGCGCGCGCCGAGGCGTCGCGCTGCCTTTCGTGCGGCGTGGCGTTCGGGAGATACCGCACCTGCTGGTTCTGCCTTCCCTGCGAGATCGAGTGTCCGCAAAAGGCGATCAATGTGGAGATACCGTATCTGCTGCGCTGAAATATGGTACGCGCATTGATGCTCTATCGTATGATTCAGTCTAAAAGGAGACGGTCATGGTACAGCCAATAATCGAAGCGGCGGTCGACACCCTCATCGACAGCGGAGTGGAATATACCTTCGGCGTGCCCGGCGGCGGCGCGCTTTTCCTGTACGGTCCGCTGTATGAAAAACGGGACCGGATCACCAGCATCCTCGCGCGCCAGGAGGGGGCGGCGGCCTGCATGGCCGACGCGTACGGCCGGATTACGGGCAAACCCGCGGCGCTGATCGCGCAGGGGGCCTGGGCGGGCTCGAACGCGGCTTTCGGCATACTCGAGGCATACATGGCCGGTTCGCCGATGGTCATCATCGCCGACACCAGCGATTACGGCGGCCTTGCGCAATACGGGCCCTGGCAGAACGGGACCGGGGAATACGGGGGATTCGATCTTCCGGCCATGATGCGCTCCATGACAAAGTATACGACCGTGGCAACTACCCCCGACGAGCTTCTGCACGGAATCCAGCTTGCCGCGCGCCATTCGGTCACCGGAAGGCCCGGCCCGGCCTGTGTGCTCGCGCGCATGAACCTGTTCGGCATGAGCGTGGACATGGAAAAAACGACACCGCGCCTGTATCCGGCCTCGCTGCGGGCCCGTGCGGGCGCACCGTGCCTCGGTGAAGAGGACGCGCACCGTATCGCGGCGATGCTTGCCGGGGCCGCGTGCCCGGTCATGATAGTGGGGCGGGGTGTGCACTCCTCGAAGGCATACGATGAGGTGCGCGCCATCGCACAGTTGCTTGCCATGCCGGTCGCGACGAGCTACATGGGAAAGAGCGCGATCGCCGAAACGCACGATCTGGCCCTGGGCACCATGGGAGGGATAGGCCAGGCCGCGGCCAACGAGTATATCTCGAAGGCCGATTGCATCCTTGCCGTGGGAACCGGCCTCTCGCCGGAGAACACGCGCATGCTCGCGCAGGGCTTCATCGACCCCGAAAGACAAAAATTAATCCATATTGATATAGAAGCGCTGAACGCGGGCTGGACGTATCCCGTGGCGATCGCCGCGGCCTCGGACGCGAAGACCGGGCTTGCCAGGATTACCGGTGTTTTACGAAGCATGGAGCCCTCGTTCGACCGGAGCGCGCGGCTTGCGGCCATCGGCGAGGCGAAAAAGCGCACCTGCTTCTTCGCCTGCGACGCGTACTGCTCGGACGCCGCGCCCATAGCGCCGGAGCGCGTGGTGAAGGAACTCAACGACGCAGCCGACGAAAATACCGTCATCTGTCTCGATGCCGGCAATAACCGGCAGTGGTTCGCCAGGCACTTCATGTCGAAGGCGCCGGGGCAGGTCCAAGCGCCGGGCGGCGCCGGGGGTGTGGGCTGGGCCCCGCCGGCCGCGCTCGCGGTGCAGATGCTCCTGTGCGATAAAAAGGTCGTAGGGGTGTGCGGCGATGGCGGCATGGTCATGATGCTGCACTGTCTCGAGACCGCCGCGCAGTACCGCCTTCCGGTCACCTACGTGGTGCTGAACAACTCCGTGCTCGGCAACATCCGCGATTTCCAGGGCCAGGAATGCCGCTTCTGCACCGAATACCAGACGCCGGACCTCGCCGCGCACGCCCGGGCCTCCGGGCTTCGCGCCTTCAAGGTGACCGATCCCGCAAAGATCTCCGGGGCGCTTCGCGAGGCGCTGGATTGCGGTGAACCTTCGTTGGTCGATATTATCACCGCGCCCGAGGCCCATTTCAAACTGATGTGCTGACAGGATCAGCCCCCGGGCGATCGTCTCATGCCGGTTTTTACCGCGAAGCCCGGATACGTAAATACACGGCAAGGAGAGGAAGCATGAAACTCGTGATACTTTCGCTGTTCCTGCTTGTATGTCCCGCCCTGATTATCCATCTGTGCCGGAGGTGGTCCGCGCTCGAAAAGCTCGGCCCGGCTCTTTTATGCTACGGTCTGGGAATGCTCATCGCAAATATAGGGGTGCTTCCGGAGGGCTCGGGACCGGTCCAGACCATGTTCATGAATATCAGCGTTCCGCTTGCGCTCCCGTTGCTGCTGTTCTCGCTCGATCTCAAACGATGGTCGAAACTCGCCGGACGCGCGTTCCTCTCGTTCGCGCTGGTGGTGGTATCGGTGCTCGTGGCGACCACGTTGTCCTATTTCTTCTATCATGATCGCGTGGAGGAGTCGTGGAAGGTCGCCGGCATGCTCATCGGCGTGTACACGGGAGGCAGCATCAATCTAAACGCCATCGGCCTCGCGCTCAAGGCGAAGGAGCACGTGCTCGTTCTCACCAACACGGCCGACATGCTGGTGTGCACCCCGTATTTCCTATTCATTCTCTCCTACGCGCAGAGGGTGCTGGGTAAAATCCTTCCTCCGTTCCGCTATCCGGAAAAAGGCGGTGAGACCTCGCAGACGGTCGGTGACTGTGCCGGGAGCGGCATTAAGGATTTCAATGATTACTCGGGAATCTTCAGGCCGGCCGTGGCGCTTCCGCTTGCGGGCGCAACGCTCGCGTCGATCGCCATCTTCGGGATATCGTATGCCGTTTACGGTTTCGTACCGGTGGAATTCAACATGGCGGCGCTGATGATCAGCATTACCACGCTCGGGCTGCTCGGTTCGTTTGTTCCGAAGATCAGGGCCATCCCGATGACGTTTCAGTTCGGGCAGTACATCATCATGATTTTCTGTCTCGTCGTCGGCTCCCTGGCGGACCTCGGCCAGGTGGTGATGGGCGCCCCGACGATATTCATATTCACCGCGATCGTGGTGTACGGCTCCATGCTGCTGCATGTGGTGCTCGCGGCGATTTTCCGCGTGGACGCGGACACCATGATCATCACCTCGGTGGCGGCGGTATTCTCGCCGCCCTTCGTGCCGGTGGTGGCCGCCGCTTTGAAAAATAAGGACGTCATCATCTCCGGCATCGCCACCGGCATACTCGGCTGGGTGATCGGCAATTACCTGGGGATATCGTACGCCTATCTGCTCAGGGGGCTGTTCGGCTGAACCCGTCTATTTTTTTCGGCCGGGAGCTTTTTTCCCCGCGTCTTTTTTTCCAGAGTCTTGCCCTGTCTCTCCGGTTGCGGGTGGATCGGGGATTTCACTGATGACGCCGAAGACCCTGTTCGTGGCCCGGTTGTATTCGGCCAGGGAATGGATTGTGAGTATGGCGCCGTCCGTGGCCCGTCGTATTTTAAAAGTCACATCGTATTTTTCGTTGCGATTGACCAGGCCGGCGAGTGCGTCGTCGAGCATGGCACGATATTCCGGAAGCGGGAGAATCTGAATGTCGGCGATCGTCAGCTTGCCGTCCCCAAATCCGTAGATACGCCGGGACGCGGGGGATACGGTGGCGGACCCC is part of the Spirochaetota bacterium genome and harbors:
- a CDS encoding FAD-binding protein encodes the protein MGASANTPYPVMHCDVLVIGGGSAGAMAAIRARELDPSCKVVVLEKGDMKYSGCIARGMDALNIVAVPGVSTPELYVEANRMACEGIMDEPPNYEMARRSWDLMKKLEAWGVCFPVDDNGAYEVLQVHPKGRFCVTMKEPELKTMLAARAKTLGVRVVNRSMAVELIVEDGRVTGAVAMNVRTGEIFVVSAGAVILCAGGTARFGLPNNGYLYGVYDYPGNTGDGYCLAYRSGAELGGFEYTLIYYIVKDINAPLLYITLTRGAKLLNAFGFDKSSEHPSIKSMLVDHHREGSGPMRIVMSHLPEERIRGIEEILFTTERPVQERFYRGRGVDFRTGEIELWPTECFLCGGHGLTGVRVNERAETSVPGLYAAGDTSLVARGHLSGAFVFGEIAAENALEFARKTGRGTPDFSTAERVNTHRARRLSQSANKIPIEEFEYKVRRIINDYIVPPKNEYKLDRALWWMDRFRAELSDVVRVSTVHDLFKSFEIENIIQCAAMSAHASKARKESRWGMWHFRTDFPERNDDDWMKHIVLCMGDAPEDVRVVEKNIIRM
- a CDS encoding FAD-dependent oxidoreductase, which encodes MKHGMAGNLLEALSDNIVVDRDKCMGCGVCVERCPMDNLRLKSAPCTAACPLGVNAQGYVRLIALGDEEEAYRILKETLPFPGILGRICSRPCEMACAHNEHASPRIAIRALKRYLADRFADHAEPATFSSPSGKSVAIIGSGPAGLMAAHDLRLHGHEVVVLEAESAPGGMLRWAIPVFRLPREVLEKEISRLTEMGVRFGLGERIDAEGRTRLLDEFDAVLVASGGGPIRRLGVPGEGLSGVRHALSFLRAARTGSLPGVGERAVVIGGGNAALDAAQTALRCGAKEVSIVCLEARCEMPAFPWALDEALSEGVRLVDAWGPIRFIGEEGKLTGIVLQRCTGLFDDTGDFSPRMDACQTMTFEADTVIIAAGQEMNDMNIGGGVDPLTLQVNGSSLFIAGDAATGPSSVVHAMASGRRAAESIHRLLAGEPLGLGRTVPTDEGVDAPVRPPTRIDTNARRPRMRSFKGKGDCGEVESAFDADMARAEASRCLSCGVAFGRYRTCWFCLPCEIECPQKAINVEIPYLLR
- a CDS encoding thiamine pyrophosphate-binding protein, with translation MVQPIIEAAVDTLIDSGVEYTFGVPGGGALFLYGPLYEKRDRITSILARQEGAAACMADAYGRITGKPAALIAQGAWAGSNAAFGILEAYMAGSPMVIIADTSDYGGLAQYGPWQNGTGEYGGFDLPAMMRSMTKYTTVATTPDELLHGIQLAARHSVTGRPGPACVLARMNLFGMSVDMEKTTPRLYPASLRARAGAPCLGEEDAHRIAAMLAGAACPVMIVGRGVHSSKAYDEVRAIAQLLAMPVATSYMGKSAIAETHDLALGTMGGIGQAAANEYISKADCILAVGTGLSPENTRMLAQGFIDPERQKLIHIDIEALNAGWTYPVAIAAASDAKTGLARITGVLRSMEPSFDRSARLAAIGEAKKRTCFFACDAYCSDAAPIAPERVVKELNDAADENTVICLDAGNNRQWFARHFMSKAPGQVQAPGGAGGVGWAPPAALAVQMLLCDKKVVGVCGDGGMVMMLHCLETAAQYRLPVTYVVLNNSVLGNIRDFQGQECRFCTEYQTPDLAAHARASGLRAFKVTDPAKISGALREALDCGEPSLVDIITAPEAHFKLMC
- a CDS encoding GntR family transcriptional regulator — protein: MTKLAYLTPIDGPPVPAYYRLQEALRKKIEEMQWRPGEMIPSERLIAQEYGLSVGTVKKALGNLVYEGYLFRIQGKGTFVSGTTLRRGSLRYYRMMESFAGEEADLSVSLLGISRIDGFEPACSLLGLTVKKRLFVLRRLFLSGDIPMVYSVSYMPESLLKGLDAFPAALFEKGTLYEAIEKHYGLPCIYNRELLAAAQATGDVAEVLKLEPKVPLISIEMIAYTYRDMPYEYRLSWCATNRRRIYREID
- a CDS encoding DUF819 family protein, producing the protein MKLVILSLFLLVCPALIIHLCRRWSALEKLGPALLCYGLGMLIANIGVLPEGSGPVQTMFMNISVPLALPLLLFSLDLKRWSKLAGRAFLSFALVVVSVLVATTLSYFFYHDRVEESWKVAGMLIGVYTGGSINLNAIGLALKAKEHVLVLTNTADMLVCTPYFLFILSYAQRVLGKILPPFRYPEKGGETSQTVGDCAGSGIKDFNDYSGIFRPAVALPLAGATLASIAIFGISYAVYGFVPVEFNMAALMISITTLGLLGSFVPKIRAIPMTFQFGQYIIMIFCLVVGSLADLGQVVMGAPTIFIFTAIVVYGSMLLHVVLAAIFRVDADTMIITSVAAVFSPPFVPVVAAALKNKDVIISGIATGILGWVIGNYLGISYAYLLRGLFG